One Drosophila virilis strain 15010-1051.87 chromosome 5, Dvir_AGI_RSII-ME, whole genome shotgun sequence DNA window includes the following coding sequences:
- the YME1L gene encoding ATP-dependent zinc metalloprotease YME1L isoform X2, translating to MFSANTHSVPYLYLGNFSRKPHYYTVKRTKLQTNGSVPRFFADKSKSSSSSSSSSINSNTPAQGKRHDLVLDFKNLLIKSGASLQSIVEKAARLNGILDRELVNDALIKVTSMLPSMRNIHVTLEEPATHSARGKQQNYKFEVSLNSPQNIGSIYPTVMRGLLNPLLTTHQLRQLRDFKTDRSIEAEQKRNPTMTTRLKSALQGAPHRPDGELNIQAEKLKKLLSKSGEQGNAQSAENLKIAFAEGYLAASNAEDSQKSGKTMKYLKIFQTLIVIVVFIGIFMSFFTSSNGSVFRIQLGSQVEVDPEEIHVTFDDVKGCDEAKQELKEVVEFLKNPDKFSNLGGKLPKGVLLVGPPGTGKTLLARAVAGEASVPFFHAAGPEFDEVLVGQGARRVRDLFKAAKARAPCVIFIDEIDSVGAKRTNSVLHPYANQTINQLLSEMDGFHQNAGVIVLGATNRRDDLDQALLRPGRFDVEVVVSTPDFTGRKEILSLYLEKILHDDVDLDMLARGTSGFTGADLENMINQAALRAAIDGAETVNMKHLETARDKVLMGPERKARLPDEEANTITAYHEGGHAIVAFYTKESHPLHKVTIMPRGPSLGHTAYIPEKERYHVTKAQLLAMIDTMMGGRAAEEIIFGTEKITSGASSDLKQATSIATHMVKDWGMSEKVGLRTIESAKGLGSGETLGPNTVEAVDAEIKRILSDSYERAKAILKKHTKEHKALAEALLKYETLDADDIKAILNDNQ from the exons ATGTTTTCTGCCAACACACACTCTGTG CCCTACCTTTATCTGGGTAATTTTAGTAGAAAACCGCACTATTACACCGTTAAGCGAACCAAACTGCAGACAAATGGCAGTGTTCCGCGTTTCTTTGCCGACAAATCAAAGTcctccagctccagcagcagcagtagcatcAACAGTAATACGCCGGCGCAGGGTAAACGCCACGACCTCGTGCTGGATTTCAAGAATCTGCTCATCAAGTCGGGCGCCAGCTTGCAGAGCATTGTGGAGAAGGCAGCTCGACTGAATGGAATCTTGGACAGGGAGCTCGTAAATGATGCACTCATCAAGGTGACAAGCATGCTGCCCTCAATGCGCAACATCCATGTCACACTGGAGGAACCAGCAACACACAGTGCTCGTGGCAAGCAACAAAATTACAAGTTTGAAGTCTCACTGAACTCCCCGCAAAATATTGG AAGCATATATCCAACTGTCATGAGAGGCCTGCTGAACCCGCTTTTAACGACCCATCAGCT TAGACAGCTGCGGGACTTCAAGACAGACCGTTCCATAGAGGCGGAACAGAAACGCAATCCCACAATGACAACCAGACTGAAGTCTGCACTCCAAGGAGCCCCACATAGACCAGATGGGGAGCTTAACATTCAGGCCGAGAAGCTTAAAAAACTACTCAGCAAATCTGGCGAGCAGGGAAACGCTCAAAGTGCG gaaaacttaaaaattgccTTTGCCGAGGGCTATTTGGCTGCATCGAATGCGGAAGATTCGCAGAAATCTGGAAAAACAATGAAGTATCTGAAG ATTTTCCAGACACTCATTGTTATCGTCGTTTTCATTGGAATCTTCATGAGCTTCTTTACCTCTTCGAATGGATCCGTTTTCCG CATACAACTGGGCAGTCAGGTTGAAGTCGATCCGGAGGAGATACACGTTACATTCGATGATGTTAAGGGCTGTGATGAGGCCAAGCAGGAGCTCAAAGAGGTGGTTGAGTTTCTCAAGAATCCCGACAAATTTTCGAATTTGGGTGGTAAGCTGCCAAAGGGTGTGCTCCTCGTTGGCCCGCCTGGCACCGGAAAAACCTTGCTGGCCCGCGCTGTTGCTGGCGAGGCAAGCGTTCCATTCTTCCATGCCGCTGGCCCTGAGTTCGATGAAGTCCTGGTGGGCCAGGGAGCCAGACGTGTCAGAGATCTGTTTA AGGCAGCCAAGGCACGTGCTCCCTGTGTCATATTCATTGACGAGATCGATTCGGTTGGCGCCAAACGTACAAACTCTGTACTCCATCCATATGCTAATCAGACCATAAATCAATTGCTTTCCGAAATGGATGGCTTCCATCAGAATGCCGGTGTCATAGTGCTTGGTGCAACGAATCGTCGCGATGATTTGGATCAAGCATTACTTCGTCCTGGTCGCTTTGATGTTGAGGTTGTGGTGTCTACTCCCGATTTTACTGGTCGTAAGGAAATTCTGTCGTTGTATTTGGAAAAGATTCTACATGATGACGTGGACTTAGATATGTTAGCACGTGGCACTTCGGGCTTTACTGGCGCGGATTTGGAGAATATGATTAACCAAGCTGCTCTGAG AGCTGCCATCGACGGAGCGGAGACTGTGAATATGAAACATTTGGAAACGGCACGTGACAAAGTACTTATGGGTCCGGAGCGTAAGGCGCGTCTGCCCGACGAAGAGGCAAATACAATAACAGCATACCATGAGGGAGGCCATGCGATTGTGGCCTTCTACACAAAGGAATCGCATCCTTTGCATAAGGTTACAATAATGCCGCGTGGACCCTCACTGGGACACACAGCCTACATACCAGAGAAAGAGCGCTACCATGTCACAAAGGCCCAACTGCTGGCAATGATAGACACAATGATGGGCGGTCGTGCCGCCGAGGAGATCATCTTTGGCACCGAGAAAATCACGTCTGGCGCAAGCAGCGATCTGAAGCAGGCCACGTCAATTGCCACGCATATGGTTAAGGATTGGGGCATGTCGGAGAAGGTCGGTCTCCGAACAATTGAATCAGCAAAGGGCCTGGGGTCCGGTGAAACTTTGGGACCAAACACTGTGGAAGCCGTGGATGCCGAGATCAAGCGAATTCTGAGTGACAGTTATGAGCGTGCGAAGGCCATTCTCAAGAAGCACACAAAGGAACACAAGGCGCTGGCAGAGGCACTGCTAAAATACGAGACTCTGGATGCTGATGATATCAAGGCAATATTAAATGATAACCAGTAG
- the YME1L gene encoding ATP-dependent zinc metalloprotease YME1L isoform X3, giving the protein MFSANTHSVPYLYLGNFSRKPHYYTVKRTKLQTNGSVPRFFADKSKSSSSSSSSSINSNTPAQGKRHDLVLDFKNLLIKSGASLQSIVEKAARLNGILDRELVNDALIKVTSMLPSMRNIHVTLEEPATHSARGKQQNYKFEVSLNSPQNIGSIYPTVMRGLLNPLLTTHQLQLRDFKTDRSIEAEQKRNPTMTTRLKSALQGAPHRPDGELNIQAEKLKKLLSKSGEQGNAQSAENLKIAFAEGYLAASNAEDSQKSGKTMKYLKIFQTLIVIVVFIGIFMSFFTSSNGSVFRSIQLGSQVEVDPEEIHVTFDDVKGCDEAKQELKEVVEFLKNPDKFSNLGGKLPKGVLLVGPPGTGKTLLARAVAGEASVPFFHAAGPEFDEVLVGQGARRVRDLFKAAKARAPCVIFIDEIDSVGAKRTNSVLHPYANQTINQLLSEMDGFHQNAGVIVLGATNRRDDLDQALLRPGRFDVEVVVSTPDFTGRKEILSLYLEKILHDDVDLDMLARGTSGFTGADLENMINQAALRAAIDGAETVNMKHLETARDKVLMGPERKARLPDEEANTITAYHEGGHAIVAFYTKESHPLHKVTIMPRGPSLGHTAYIPEKERYHVTKAQLLAMIDTMMGGRAAEEIIFGTEKITSGASSDLKQATSIATHMVKDWGMSEKVGLRTIESAKGLGSGETLGPNTVEAVDAEIKRILSDSYERAKAILKKHTKEHKALAEALLKYETLDADDIKAILNDNQ; this is encoded by the exons ATGTTTTCTGCCAACACACACTCTGTG CCCTACCTTTATCTGGGTAATTTTAGTAGAAAACCGCACTATTACACCGTTAAGCGAACCAAACTGCAGACAAATGGCAGTGTTCCGCGTTTCTTTGCCGACAAATCAAAGTcctccagctccagcagcagcagtagcatcAACAGTAATACGCCGGCGCAGGGTAAACGCCACGACCTCGTGCTGGATTTCAAGAATCTGCTCATCAAGTCGGGCGCCAGCTTGCAGAGCATTGTGGAGAAGGCAGCTCGACTGAATGGAATCTTGGACAGGGAGCTCGTAAATGATGCACTCATCAAGGTGACAAGCATGCTGCCCTCAATGCGCAACATCCATGTCACACTGGAGGAACCAGCAACACACAGTGCTCGTGGCAAGCAACAAAATTACAAGTTTGAAGTCTCACTGAACTCCCCGCAAAATATTGG AAGCATATATCCAACTGTCATGAGAGGCCTGCTGAACCCGCTTTTAACGACCCATCAGCT ACAGCTGCGGGACTTCAAGACAGACCGTTCCATAGAGGCGGAACAGAAACGCAATCCCACAATGACAACCAGACTGAAGTCTGCACTCCAAGGAGCCCCACATAGACCAGATGGGGAGCTTAACATTCAGGCCGAGAAGCTTAAAAAACTACTCAGCAAATCTGGCGAGCAGGGAAACGCTCAAAGTGCG gaaaacttaaaaattgccTTTGCCGAGGGCTATTTGGCTGCATCGAATGCGGAAGATTCGCAGAAATCTGGAAAAACAATGAAGTATCTGAAG ATTTTCCAGACACTCATTGTTATCGTCGTTTTCATTGGAATCTTCATGAGCTTCTTTACCTCTTCGAATGGATCCGTTTTCCG CAGCATACAACTGGGCAGTCAGGTTGAAGTCGATCCGGAGGAGATACACGTTACATTCGATGATGTTAAGGGCTGTGATGAGGCCAAGCAGGAGCTCAAAGAGGTGGTTGAGTTTCTCAAGAATCCCGACAAATTTTCGAATTTGGGTGGTAAGCTGCCAAAGGGTGTGCTCCTCGTTGGCCCGCCTGGCACCGGAAAAACCTTGCTGGCCCGCGCTGTTGCTGGCGAGGCAAGCGTTCCATTCTTCCATGCCGCTGGCCCTGAGTTCGATGAAGTCCTGGTGGGCCAGGGAGCCAGACGTGTCAGAGATCTGTTTA AGGCAGCCAAGGCACGTGCTCCCTGTGTCATATTCATTGACGAGATCGATTCGGTTGGCGCCAAACGTACAAACTCTGTACTCCATCCATATGCTAATCAGACCATAAATCAATTGCTTTCCGAAATGGATGGCTTCCATCAGAATGCCGGTGTCATAGTGCTTGGTGCAACGAATCGTCGCGATGATTTGGATCAAGCATTACTTCGTCCTGGTCGCTTTGATGTTGAGGTTGTGGTGTCTACTCCCGATTTTACTGGTCGTAAGGAAATTCTGTCGTTGTATTTGGAAAAGATTCTACATGATGACGTGGACTTAGATATGTTAGCACGTGGCACTTCGGGCTTTACTGGCGCGGATTTGGAGAATATGATTAACCAAGCTGCTCTGAG AGCTGCCATCGACGGAGCGGAGACTGTGAATATGAAACATTTGGAAACGGCACGTGACAAAGTACTTATGGGTCCGGAGCGTAAGGCGCGTCTGCCCGACGAAGAGGCAAATACAATAACAGCATACCATGAGGGAGGCCATGCGATTGTGGCCTTCTACACAAAGGAATCGCATCCTTTGCATAAGGTTACAATAATGCCGCGTGGACCCTCACTGGGACACACAGCCTACATACCAGAGAAAGAGCGCTACCATGTCACAAAGGCCCAACTGCTGGCAATGATAGACACAATGATGGGCGGTCGTGCCGCCGAGGAGATCATCTTTGGCACCGAGAAAATCACGTCTGGCGCAAGCAGCGATCTGAAGCAGGCCACGTCAATTGCCACGCATATGGTTAAGGATTGGGGCATGTCGGAGAAGGTCGGTCTCCGAACAATTGAATCAGCAAAGGGCCTGGGGTCCGGTGAAACTTTGGGACCAAACACTGTGGAAGCCGTGGATGCCGAGATCAAGCGAATTCTGAGTGACAGTTATGAGCGTGCGAAGGCCATTCTCAAGAAGCACACAAAGGAACACAAGGCGCTGGCAGAGGCACTGCTAAAATACGAGACTCTGGATGCTGATGATATCAAGGCAATATTAAATGATAACCAGTAG
- the YME1L gene encoding ATP-dependent zinc metalloprotease YME1L isoform X1: MFSANTHSVPYLYLGNFSRKPHYYTVKRTKLQTNGSVPRFFADKSKSSSSSSSSSINSNTPAQGKRHDLVLDFKNLLIKSGASLQSIVEKAARLNGILDRELVNDALIKVTSMLPSMRNIHVTLEEPATHSARGKQQNYKFEVSLNSPQNIGSIYPTVMRGLLNPLLTTHQLRQLRDFKTDRSIEAEQKRNPTMTTRLKSALQGAPHRPDGELNIQAEKLKKLLSKSGEQGNAQSAENLKIAFAEGYLAASNAEDSQKSGKTMKYLKIFQTLIVIVVFIGIFMSFFTSSNGSVFRSIQLGSQVEVDPEEIHVTFDDVKGCDEAKQELKEVVEFLKNPDKFSNLGGKLPKGVLLVGPPGTGKTLLARAVAGEASVPFFHAAGPEFDEVLVGQGARRVRDLFKAAKARAPCVIFIDEIDSVGAKRTNSVLHPYANQTINQLLSEMDGFHQNAGVIVLGATNRRDDLDQALLRPGRFDVEVVVSTPDFTGRKEILSLYLEKILHDDVDLDMLARGTSGFTGADLENMINQAALRAAIDGAETVNMKHLETARDKVLMGPERKARLPDEEANTITAYHEGGHAIVAFYTKESHPLHKVTIMPRGPSLGHTAYIPEKERYHVTKAQLLAMIDTMMGGRAAEEIIFGTEKITSGASSDLKQATSIATHMVKDWGMSEKVGLRTIESAKGLGSGETLGPNTVEAVDAEIKRILSDSYERAKAILKKHTKEHKALAEALLKYETLDADDIKAILNDNQ; encoded by the exons ATGTTTTCTGCCAACACACACTCTGTG CCCTACCTTTATCTGGGTAATTTTAGTAGAAAACCGCACTATTACACCGTTAAGCGAACCAAACTGCAGACAAATGGCAGTGTTCCGCGTTTCTTTGCCGACAAATCAAAGTcctccagctccagcagcagcagtagcatcAACAGTAATACGCCGGCGCAGGGTAAACGCCACGACCTCGTGCTGGATTTCAAGAATCTGCTCATCAAGTCGGGCGCCAGCTTGCAGAGCATTGTGGAGAAGGCAGCTCGACTGAATGGAATCTTGGACAGGGAGCTCGTAAATGATGCACTCATCAAGGTGACAAGCATGCTGCCCTCAATGCGCAACATCCATGTCACACTGGAGGAACCAGCAACACACAGTGCTCGTGGCAAGCAACAAAATTACAAGTTTGAAGTCTCACTGAACTCCCCGCAAAATATTGG AAGCATATATCCAACTGTCATGAGAGGCCTGCTGAACCCGCTTTTAACGACCCATCAGCT TAGACAGCTGCGGGACTTCAAGACAGACCGTTCCATAGAGGCGGAACAGAAACGCAATCCCACAATGACAACCAGACTGAAGTCTGCACTCCAAGGAGCCCCACATAGACCAGATGGGGAGCTTAACATTCAGGCCGAGAAGCTTAAAAAACTACTCAGCAAATCTGGCGAGCAGGGAAACGCTCAAAGTGCG gaaaacttaaaaattgccTTTGCCGAGGGCTATTTGGCTGCATCGAATGCGGAAGATTCGCAGAAATCTGGAAAAACAATGAAGTATCTGAAG ATTTTCCAGACACTCATTGTTATCGTCGTTTTCATTGGAATCTTCATGAGCTTCTTTACCTCTTCGAATGGATCCGTTTTCCG CAGCATACAACTGGGCAGTCAGGTTGAAGTCGATCCGGAGGAGATACACGTTACATTCGATGATGTTAAGGGCTGTGATGAGGCCAAGCAGGAGCTCAAAGAGGTGGTTGAGTTTCTCAAGAATCCCGACAAATTTTCGAATTTGGGTGGTAAGCTGCCAAAGGGTGTGCTCCTCGTTGGCCCGCCTGGCACCGGAAAAACCTTGCTGGCCCGCGCTGTTGCTGGCGAGGCAAGCGTTCCATTCTTCCATGCCGCTGGCCCTGAGTTCGATGAAGTCCTGGTGGGCCAGGGAGCCAGACGTGTCAGAGATCTGTTTA AGGCAGCCAAGGCACGTGCTCCCTGTGTCATATTCATTGACGAGATCGATTCGGTTGGCGCCAAACGTACAAACTCTGTACTCCATCCATATGCTAATCAGACCATAAATCAATTGCTTTCCGAAATGGATGGCTTCCATCAGAATGCCGGTGTCATAGTGCTTGGTGCAACGAATCGTCGCGATGATTTGGATCAAGCATTACTTCGTCCTGGTCGCTTTGATGTTGAGGTTGTGGTGTCTACTCCCGATTTTACTGGTCGTAAGGAAATTCTGTCGTTGTATTTGGAAAAGATTCTACATGATGACGTGGACTTAGATATGTTAGCACGTGGCACTTCGGGCTTTACTGGCGCGGATTTGGAGAATATGATTAACCAAGCTGCTCTGAG AGCTGCCATCGACGGAGCGGAGACTGTGAATATGAAACATTTGGAAACGGCACGTGACAAAGTACTTATGGGTCCGGAGCGTAAGGCGCGTCTGCCCGACGAAGAGGCAAATACAATAACAGCATACCATGAGGGAGGCCATGCGATTGTGGCCTTCTACACAAAGGAATCGCATCCTTTGCATAAGGTTACAATAATGCCGCGTGGACCCTCACTGGGACACACAGCCTACATACCAGAGAAAGAGCGCTACCATGTCACAAAGGCCCAACTGCTGGCAATGATAGACACAATGATGGGCGGTCGTGCCGCCGAGGAGATCATCTTTGGCACCGAGAAAATCACGTCTGGCGCAAGCAGCGATCTGAAGCAGGCCACGTCAATTGCCACGCATATGGTTAAGGATTGGGGCATGTCGGAGAAGGTCGGTCTCCGAACAATTGAATCAGCAAAGGGCCTGGGGTCCGGTGAAACTTTGGGACCAAACACTGTGGAAGCCGTGGATGCCGAGATCAAGCGAATTCTGAGTGACAGTTATGAGCGTGCGAAGGCCATTCTCAAGAAGCACACAAAGGAACACAAGGCGCTGGCAGAGGCACTGCTAAAATACGAGACTCTGGATGCTGATGATATCAAGGCAATATTAAATGATAACCAGTAG
- the YME1L gene encoding ATP-dependent zinc metalloprotease YME1L isoform X4, which produces MFSANTHSVPYLYLGNFSRKPHYYTVKRTKLQTNGSVPRFFADKSKSSSSSSSSSINSNTPAQGKRHDLVLDFKNLLIKSGASLQSIVEKAARLNGILDRELVNDALIKVTSMLPSMRNIHVTLEEPATHSARGKQQNYKFEVSLNSPQNIGSIYPTVMRGLLNPLLTTHQLRQLRDFKTDRSIEAEQKRNPTMTTRLKSALQGAPHRPDGELNIQAEKLKKLLSKSGEQGNAQSAENLKIAFAEGYLAASNAEDSQKSGKTMKYLKTLIVIVVFIGIFMSFFTSSNGSVFRSIQLGSQVEVDPEEIHVTFDDVKGCDEAKQELKEVVEFLKNPDKFSNLGGKLPKGVLLVGPPGTGKTLLARAVAGEASVPFFHAAGPEFDEVLVGQGARRVRDLFKAAKARAPCVIFIDEIDSVGAKRTNSVLHPYANQTINQLLSEMDGFHQNAGVIVLGATNRRDDLDQALLRPGRFDVEVVVSTPDFTGRKEILSLYLEKILHDDVDLDMLARGTSGFTGADLENMINQAALRAAIDGAETVNMKHLETARDKVLMGPERKARLPDEEANTITAYHEGGHAIVAFYTKESHPLHKVTIMPRGPSLGHTAYIPEKERYHVTKAQLLAMIDTMMGGRAAEEIIFGTEKITSGASSDLKQATSIATHMVKDWGMSEKVGLRTIESAKGLGSGETLGPNTVEAVDAEIKRILSDSYERAKAILKKHTKEHKALAEALLKYETLDADDIKAILNDNQ; this is translated from the exons ATGTTTTCTGCCAACACACACTCTGTG CCCTACCTTTATCTGGGTAATTTTAGTAGAAAACCGCACTATTACACCGTTAAGCGAACCAAACTGCAGACAAATGGCAGTGTTCCGCGTTTCTTTGCCGACAAATCAAAGTcctccagctccagcagcagcagtagcatcAACAGTAATACGCCGGCGCAGGGTAAACGCCACGACCTCGTGCTGGATTTCAAGAATCTGCTCATCAAGTCGGGCGCCAGCTTGCAGAGCATTGTGGAGAAGGCAGCTCGACTGAATGGAATCTTGGACAGGGAGCTCGTAAATGATGCACTCATCAAGGTGACAAGCATGCTGCCCTCAATGCGCAACATCCATGTCACACTGGAGGAACCAGCAACACACAGTGCTCGTGGCAAGCAACAAAATTACAAGTTTGAAGTCTCACTGAACTCCCCGCAAAATATTGG AAGCATATATCCAACTGTCATGAGAGGCCTGCTGAACCCGCTTTTAACGACCCATCAGCT TAGACAGCTGCGGGACTTCAAGACAGACCGTTCCATAGAGGCGGAACAGAAACGCAATCCCACAATGACAACCAGACTGAAGTCTGCACTCCAAGGAGCCCCACATAGACCAGATGGGGAGCTTAACATTCAGGCCGAGAAGCTTAAAAAACTACTCAGCAAATCTGGCGAGCAGGGAAACGCTCAAAGTGCG gaaaacttaaaaattgccTTTGCCGAGGGCTATTTGGCTGCATCGAATGCGGAAGATTCGCAGAAATCTGGAAAAACAATGAAGTATCTGAAG ACACTCATTGTTATCGTCGTTTTCATTGGAATCTTCATGAGCTTCTTTACCTCTTCGAATGGATCCGTTTTCCG CAGCATACAACTGGGCAGTCAGGTTGAAGTCGATCCGGAGGAGATACACGTTACATTCGATGATGTTAAGGGCTGTGATGAGGCCAAGCAGGAGCTCAAAGAGGTGGTTGAGTTTCTCAAGAATCCCGACAAATTTTCGAATTTGGGTGGTAAGCTGCCAAAGGGTGTGCTCCTCGTTGGCCCGCCTGGCACCGGAAAAACCTTGCTGGCCCGCGCTGTTGCTGGCGAGGCAAGCGTTCCATTCTTCCATGCCGCTGGCCCTGAGTTCGATGAAGTCCTGGTGGGCCAGGGAGCCAGACGTGTCAGAGATCTGTTTA AGGCAGCCAAGGCACGTGCTCCCTGTGTCATATTCATTGACGAGATCGATTCGGTTGGCGCCAAACGTACAAACTCTGTACTCCATCCATATGCTAATCAGACCATAAATCAATTGCTTTCCGAAATGGATGGCTTCCATCAGAATGCCGGTGTCATAGTGCTTGGTGCAACGAATCGTCGCGATGATTTGGATCAAGCATTACTTCGTCCTGGTCGCTTTGATGTTGAGGTTGTGGTGTCTACTCCCGATTTTACTGGTCGTAAGGAAATTCTGTCGTTGTATTTGGAAAAGATTCTACATGATGACGTGGACTTAGATATGTTAGCACGTGGCACTTCGGGCTTTACTGGCGCGGATTTGGAGAATATGATTAACCAAGCTGCTCTGAG AGCTGCCATCGACGGAGCGGAGACTGTGAATATGAAACATTTGGAAACGGCACGTGACAAAGTACTTATGGGTCCGGAGCGTAAGGCGCGTCTGCCCGACGAAGAGGCAAATACAATAACAGCATACCATGAGGGAGGCCATGCGATTGTGGCCTTCTACACAAAGGAATCGCATCCTTTGCATAAGGTTACAATAATGCCGCGTGGACCCTCACTGGGACACACAGCCTACATACCAGAGAAAGAGCGCTACCATGTCACAAAGGCCCAACTGCTGGCAATGATAGACACAATGATGGGCGGTCGTGCCGCCGAGGAGATCATCTTTGGCACCGAGAAAATCACGTCTGGCGCAAGCAGCGATCTGAAGCAGGCCACGTCAATTGCCACGCATATGGTTAAGGATTGGGGCATGTCGGAGAAGGTCGGTCTCCGAACAATTGAATCAGCAAAGGGCCTGGGGTCCGGTGAAACTTTGGGACCAAACACTGTGGAAGCCGTGGATGCCGAGATCAAGCGAATTCTGAGTGACAGTTATGAGCGTGCGAAGGCCATTCTCAAGAAGCACACAAAGGAACACAAGGCGCTGGCAGAGGCACTGCTAAAATACGAGACTCTGGATGCTGATGATATCAAGGCAATATTAAATGATAACCAGTAG